The genomic segment TATTTAACGATTGCCCCACCGGACGCCTCATGCCATAAATCATTTATTTCCATCTTTCTTTCAATGAAATGTTCAATCGGCTTGAACGATATGTAGAAAAATTGGCGGATGATTCACCGTCACAAAAACCGGCTGGAATAAATTTTTCTGACAGGATTTACGATCAGGAATATGTATTTTTGAATGACAGGGATAAACGTTATTGACGCAATACACTAATGCGTCCTGGCCATGACGTCTCTCACTTTACCGGAAAGAGACTTGATGGTGAAAGGTTTCTGTAAGAATTGCACACCTTCCTCCAGCACGCCGTGGCGGGCGATGACGTCAGCCGTATATCCGGACATGAAGAGCACTCTGATATCCGGTCGTATCGCAACCAGTCTTTCTCTCAAGTCTTTTCCGCTGAGACCGGGCATTACCACATCGGTAATCACCAGATCAAAAGCTTTGTCGGCGTTTTTGAAAAGCGATATGGCCTCCAGAGGGCTTGATATAGCCGTTACACCATAGCCGATGGATTCCAGCATTCCTTTGGTGATCTGGAGAACCATGGTATCATCTTCCACCAGCAGGATGTTTCCCTGGCCCGCGATTTCCGGTTCTTCTGCGGCTGCATCCCGGACATTTCCCGCCTCATTGGTATGCGGCAGGTAAAGACTGAAAGTTGTTCCACGTCCCGGTTCACTGTATACATTGATAAATCCGTTGTTTTGTTTGACAATGCCGTAAACGGTAGCCAGGCCCAGCCCCGTGCCTTTCCCCACCTCTTTGGTTGTAAAGAAAGGTTCAAAAATATATTGAACGGTTTCTTTATCCATGCCCATGCCGTTGTCGCTGAAAGACAGGCGGACGTAATGGCCGGGTGTAAAGCCTATGTGATTTCTGCAATAGAGGGCATCAAGAACGAGATTGGCGGTTTCAATGGTCAGTTTGCCTCCGTCAGGCATCGCGTCGCGGGCATTGACCGCCAGATTGATGAGAATCTGCTCAACCTGTGACGGATCGAACTTGATGGCCCAGAGATTCTCGGCCGGATGGAATTTCAACTCGATATCCTCGCCGATCAGGCGGATCAACGCCTTTTGCGTATGAACAATCAGATCATTCAAGTCGATGATTTTAGGTTCGATAATCTGTTTGCGGGAAAAAGCCAAAAGCTGAGTGGTGATGTCGCGGGAGCGGATGGCGGCTTTCTCGATTTCCTCAATATCCTTTAAAACCGGATGCTGTTTCGCCAGACGCAATTTTGCCAGATCCACATAACCCAGGATGACGCCGAGCATGTTGTTGAAATCATGCGCTACACCTCCGGCCAGACGTCCGACGACTTCCATTTTCTGGGCCTGTATCAGCTGAAGTTCCAGCTTGTCTTTTTCTTCTTCGGCCTTTTTCCGCGCCGTGATCTCCCGCCCGGCCATAAGCATGCCATCGGGCCGGCCTTTTTCGTCGCGGGTAAAGGTGGCCGTGACCTCCAGCCAGACTGTGCCGCCGTTTTTATGATACAATTCCTGTTCGATCGTTCTGGATCGATAAGGGTCAACGGGTTCGCCGCTGAATTCACGGGTTATTTCTTCCGCCACTGTGGTCTGAGCCAGCAAAGCGGATTCCGGTGTCAGGATCTGTTCCATGGGAAAGCCTGCAATTTCTTCGGGTGTGTAGCCCAAAACCCACAAACAGGAGGGACTGATATAGGTGTAGTGGAAATTCAAGTCAGTGGTCCAGATAATCTCGTGCATGTTTTCAATAATCATCCGGTAACGCTGCTCGCTTTTTTTCAACTCTTCCTGGGCTTTTCTTTTTTCCGTAATGTTGCGGCTGCTGACCATCACTCCCACCGGTTGGCCGCTTTCATTCCGGTTGAAGGTGGCCGTTAACTCCATCAGGACCGAGCCGCCGTTTTTGTGAATGACTTCCAGCTCCAGCGTCCGGGAGCGGCTGGGATCGATCGGTTTGCCGCTTGCTTCGAGCTCCAATTCTTCCGCCAGGGCTTTTTCCAGCATGGCATAAGATGCAGGTGTCATCCGATCCTTAACCGGCAATTTCATGATTTCTTCCGGCGTATATCCTGTGATCCTGATTTCCGACGGACTGACATAGATGTATTCAAAGTTTAAATCAAAAAGCGAAATGCTGTCGTGGACGTTTTCGACAATCATTCGATACCGCTTTTCGCTTTCGCGCAGAGCCTCTTCAATCTTTTTGCGCGCCACAATGTCTCTGGCGGCCAGCAGGATTTCAACGGCCTCGCCTTTTTCATTCCGGTTAAAAGTGGCCGTGACCTCGATCCAGGCAATCCCCCCGTCTTTCCGGTAAATTTCCAGCTCCATTGTTCTGGCCCGGCGGTGATCTAATGCCAGACCGCTTTGCTCATTGGCCAGTTCTTCCAGAAGTATTTTTTCGGCCCGGGCGTAGGATTCCGGTGTCATGATATCTTTAGGCGGAATGGCCATCATTTCATCCACCGTATAGCCGGTGATGTGCATACTGGAGGGGCTGCGGTATTTGTATTGGAGATTGAAATCCATGATCCAGATGACGTCTTGCATATTCTCGACAATCATCCGGTAGAGTTTTTCACTTTCGGCCAACGCCTGTTCGGCTTTTTTGCGCTGGGTAAAGTTTCTGCCCATGATCAGGATTTCCGTAATTTCGCCTTTATCGTTCCGGTTGAATGTGCCGGTGATTTCCAGCCAGAGGATGCTGCCGTCTTTATGCATGGCCTCAACCTCCAGCGTGATAGCCCTGTTGCGGTCAAATGGTCGACTGCTTCTTTCCAGAGCCAGTTCATCCGCCAGTCTCTGTGATGCGCGAATATAAGATTCTGGTGTGAGCAGTCGGCTCAAGGGAGTTCGTTTCGCTTCTTCCGGCGTATAACCGGTCACCTGGGTGCTGGATTCACTGACGTAGGTAAACTGCATGTCCATATCAATGGTCCAGATGACGTCGTTGACGTTTTCGGCCATGAGCCGGTAGCGTCTTTCATTTTCCGCCAGTGCCATTTCCGCTTTTTTGCGGGCGGTAATATCCCTGCTGGTCGCGATTAAACCGATGGGCTTTCCGTTTTCATCCCGTTGGAAGGTCGTCGTCGATTCTTCCCAGATGGTGCCGCCGTTTTTGTGATAAGCTTCCAGTTCCATAGTTACTGAGCGGTGAGGATCAACGGGTTTGCCGCTTTCTTCCAGTTCAAGCTCCCGGATCAGAGTTTTTTCGGCCAGTTCGTAGGATGCAGGCGTCATCTGATCCTTGAGCGGGATGCGCATAATTTCTTCCGGCGTAAACCCTGTGAGCCTGACTTCCGAAGGGCTTTGATAGGTGTATTGAAAATTTATATCCATGATCGAGATACTGTCGTGCATGTTCTCGACAATCATCCGGTAGCGCGCTTCGCTTTCAGCCAGCGCTTTTTCCATTTGTCTGCGTTCGGTAATATTTCTGCCGACGGCGAGAATTTCCGTCGGTTTGCCGCTTACGTCGCGGTTGAATGTGGTTATGACATCGAATAATAATGTTTTGCCGTCTTTGGTAAAGATTTCCATTTCCAGTTCGCGGGACCGGTTGAGATCGACAGGTTGGCCGCTTTCTTCCGCCAGCAGTTCTTCGGCCAGAATTTGCGCGGCCCGGTTGTAAGAGTCTTTAGACATGAAGTCGCCAAGCGACATGGCCATGATTTCTTCCGTTGTGTAACTGGAAAGACGATCATTGGAGGGACTGACATAGAGAATGCTTAAATCCAGACCAATTCTCCAGACGACATCGTTGGAGTTCTCCACCATGAGCCGGTAGCGTCTTTCGCTTTCCTTCAAAGCGTCTTCGGCCAGCTTCCTTGTCGTAATATCCTGCATGAAATTGAGCAGGGCCGGTTTCCCGCGATAGACAATATCTACGGATGTTACATGGAGATACATCATCGTTTGATCCGGTTTGATGACGCGTATCTCGTGTTTACCGGGCGTCGGTTCTCCCCGGAGCCTCTTTGCGTAATAATATTTTAACATTTTGCTGTCGTCGGGATGCACAAAAACGCCCAGCTCATTTTCTACAAGTTGATTGTCCGGGATGTTCATGGTCCGCAAAAACTGCGGGTTAATATAAACATATTTGCCGTCCTGGACGATGGAGACGCCGTCGCTGGTTGTTTCCAGCGCTTTGCGGTACAAGGTTTCACTTTCCCGCAGGGCTTCTTCAGCTTTCCTGCGTTCGGAAATATCCCGCGTGACCCCGACGATTTCCAGCGGTTTGCCGTTTTCATCCCGGGTGAAGCTGGCGCTGACTTCAACCCAGACCGGCTTTCCCGTTTTGTGCATCATCTGCAGTTCAAGCGTTCTGACATTTGGACCGGAAGGGGCGTCTCCTCTTGCTTCTCTGGCCAGTTCATTAGCCAGCCGGCTTTCAATCTCTTTGAATATATGGGGCGGCAAAATGGCTTTGAGCGGCATGGACATAACTTCTTCCGCTGTGAAACCGGTTAGATGGAAAACGGACGGGCTCAGGTAGGTATAGTTCCAGTTGAAGTCCAGCGTCCAGATGACGTCGCGAATATTGTCCGTGATCAGGCGAAGATGCAGTTCGTTTTCTTTTATTATTCTGCTTGCCATGACCCTTTCGGTTACGTCCCTGCCGAAACCGCCGAAGCCTGTCGGGGTTCCGTCGGATGAACATAGCCGCGAAAAGGTCATATCGAGATAGATGATGGAACCGTCTTTCCTGATCATCTTATGTTCATTGAAATATTGAGTCTTGCCCGTACGGTAGATTTCCTTAAAGGCTTTAACTTGCCAGTTTTCCTGCGGGGAGAGCAGTTTGAAACTGACTCCCTGCAGCTCATCGCGGGAATAGCCAAGCACACGACACAGCGAATCATTAAAGAAGATAAAATTTCCCCGGATATCCATTTCCAGGTAGGTTTCTTCCATGTTTTCAAGAATGTTACGGTATTTCTCTTCACTCTTGCGCAGGGCGGCCTCCGCCTTTTTAAGCTCGGTTACGTCTCTGACGAGCGTGTGAAATCCTTTTGGCCGGCCCGATTCATCATGCATCAGCGCGACATTTTGCTGATGGACCCGGATCGATCCATTCTTCTGAATTACCTCATAGTCAAACATAAACACAGGCGTGTCATTTTTGAGGATGTTGCGATAAATCTCGACCACGCGCTTGGCCGTTTCGGGGGATGAGTAGTGGCTATAATTTCTATTGATGATCTCCTCGCGCGGATAGCCCACAAGTTTACAACCGGCATCGTTCACAAACGTAAGGATGCCGCTGAGGTTTGTTTCAAAATAACCTTCCTGCATGATCTCCAGGATGGTGCGATACTTCTCTTCGCTTAAACGTTTTTCTTCTTCCGCTTTCTTGCGCAAAGAGACATCTCTGATCAGAACCAGGAAGCCGCAGGGTTTTTCCGAGGCGTCGCGTTTCAGGGCGACATTGATCTCATAGGTGATGACTGTTCCGTTCGGGCGCACAAGATTATAATCGACAAGGCGGTCTGGAAGGCCTGTGCGATAGACTCCGCCGAAGACATCCTTCATTTTTTGAGCGACTGCCGGCGTGAGATAATCATTGTAATGCATGCCGATCAACTGTTCGCGCGGATAGCCCATCAGCCGGCAGGCTGCATCGTTGGCAAAGGTTAGGCTGCCTTTCAGGTCCTGCTCGATGTAGCCTTCATCCATGATGTCCAGAATCGTGTGATACTTCTCCTCACTCTGCTGCAGGTCTTTCCGGGCCTTTACGCGCTGCGAGATATCCCGGACTACGCCTCGAAAACCGACAGGTTTGCCTGTGCGGTCGCGCAGCAGGGCAACTGATGATTCCACATCGATTTTCCCTTTATTTTTTTTCAGAATTTCCCAATCAAAGACTTTGACGGATTGTCCGGTCAGAAACACCTGGTGGAAAACTTCGTAGAGCTTTTTAGCATTGGTTTCATCAACAAGATTATGAAAATTAATTCCGCGGAGTTCTTCCTGAGAATAGCCCAGATCCCGGATGACCGTGTCATTTACGAAGTTGATATTACCCTTGAGGTCAACTTCAAAATAGGATTCTTCAATGTTGTCAAGGATATGACGGTAACGCCCGGCATCTTCAGTCAGCCCGGGAGTTGTTTGCAGAGAGGATAGAAGACTTTTTTCTGTTTTTTGCAGAAGCTTATTGACGGCGGCCGCGATGAGGCCGAGATCGTCGTTTTCCGAGGCAAAATCAAGTTTTGCGGAATAATCACCGGCGGCGGCATTTTCAAGGGAATCAAGAATTTTTGCAACGCGATCAGCTTTGCGTTTCGAAGTCATCGTTTGGTCACCTGTTCAACTGTGTTTCAACATTAACTGATTTTCGCCGCCGGACGCAAGCTTTAATTATAATGTGTATCGGCTGAACAAGGCCAAAACATAAACGGCCGATTGCATCCCTTGGCCGGCTGTGGTAAGGCTCCCGCTCCACTTAAAACCGCAAAGGGAAGAATATGATTTCGCTTCGATACGAAAAGATTGCACAGGAACTCGATATTACTGCAAAACAAGTCGCTGATACCGCTCTGATGATTGCCGAAGGAGCTACGGTTCCCTTCATTGCACGCTACCGCAAGGAAGTGACCGGAATGTTGGATGAAGTTGTTATCACAGCCATTCGTGACCGGCTTACCGAACTGGAAGAACTGGAGAACCGGCGTTCAGCCATTGTGAAGTCGCTTACGGAACGCAATTTACTGACGGAAGAACTGGAAGCCAAAATTGTCTCCGCTGAAACAATGTCCGTTTTGGAAGATATTTATTTGCCGTTTCGTCCCAAACGCCGGACGCGCGCGACCATTGCCCGGGAGAAGGGGCTGGAAGAACTTGCTGCTAAAATATTTGCGCAGGAAGACCTTGATGTGGCCGCGGAAGCCGCTTTGTTTGTAAGTGAAGACAAGGGCGTGGCAACGGTGGATGACGCTCTCGCCTACGCCCGCGATATCATTGCGGAGTGGGTGAATGAAGATACAGGCGCCCGGGCTAAAATGCGCGACCTTTTCTGGAATAAAGGTATGATCCGGTCGAAGGTCCTGCCCGATAAATTGGAATCAGGCATTAAGTACAAAGACTATTACGACTGGGAAGAGCCGGTTGCCACCGCGCCTTCCCACCGGGTGCTGGCGATGCGCCGGGGTGAGCGAGAGGAATTTCTGACGCTCTCGATCATGCCGCCGGATGAAGAGGCTCTGCTGATACTGGAAGAGCTGTTTATCCGCGGCGCCAACGAAGCTGCAAATCAGGTGAAACTGGCGGTACGCGACAGTTATAAACGACTGCTTTCACTTTCCATGGAAACAGAGACCCGGATGGAAACGAAGAAACGCGCTGATGAAACCGCCATCCGGGTGTTTGCCGATAACCTGCGTCAGTTGCTCCTGGCACCGCCGATGGGGCAAAAGGCCATCCTGGCGATCGATCCCGGTTTCCGCACCGGATGCAAGACGGTCTGTCTTTCCGCTCAGGGAAAGCTGCTTCATCATGAAACCATCTTTCCGCTCATGTCGGAGAAAACGCGTGACGAAGCGGGGCGGACCGTCGTGGCTTTGTGCAAAAAATTTGAAATTGAAGCCATTGCCGTAGGCAACGGCACAGCCGGGCGCGAGACGGAAAGTTTTTTACGGAGTCTGGATCTGCCCAAAGAAATTCTGGTGGTCATGGTCAATGAAAGCGGAGCGTCGGTTTATTCCGCATCGGATGCGGCAAGGGCCGAATTTCCCGATCAGGATATCACCGTGCGCGGGGCGGTTTCCATTGGCCGCCGTCTGATGGATCCACTGGCGGAGTTGGTGAAAATCGAGCCGAAAGCCATTGGCGTGGGCCAGTATCAGCATGATGTGGATCAGGGTTTGCTGCAGCAGTGCCTGGATGACGTAGTCGTGAGTTGTGTTAATGCGGTGGGTGTAGAAGTGAATACGGCCAGCGTTCAGCTTCTTTCCTATGTGTCCGGTCTGGGTGCAACGCTTGCGGAAAACATCGTCAGTCATCGCAACGAAAACGGTCCGTTTCCGACACGTGATGCGCTCAAAAGCGTGAAGCGCCTTGGTCCGAAGGCCTTTGAACAATCCGCCGGTTTTTTGCGTATTCGTGAAAGCGTGAACCCCCTGGATGCCGCGGCTGTTCATCCGGAGAGTTACGCGATTGTCGAAAAAATGGCAGCGGATCAGGGTTGCTCCGTCGTGGATTTGATGGCGGATGAGGCAAGACGGCAAAAGATAGTTTTGTCCAACTATGTAACCGATAAGGTCGGATTGCCCACTTTAAAAGACATTATGTCGGAGTTGGCCAAGCCGGGGCGCGACCCCCGGCGTCAATTTGAAAATGTTGTTTTCGCCGAAGGCATCAACAAAATAACGGATTTAATTTCCGGCATGAAGCTGACCGGCGTGGTCACGAACATCACGGCATTTGGTGCATTTGTGGATATCGGGGTTCATCAGGACGGTCTGGTTCATTTAAGTGAGATGGCCGACCGGTATGTCAAGACCCCTGCGGATGTGGTGAAGGTCGGCCAGAAAATTGAGGTGACGGTTCTGGCCGTGGATGCACAACGGAAGCGGATTTCCCTTTCTATGAAAAAAGCGCCGGGAGAGAAGAATAAGCCGGAGCATAGCGGCGAGGCGGCAGCCGCCGGAGATCGAAAAATCACGTCCGGACGGCAGGAAAAGAGGCCGGAAAAAAAGAAAGGCAGGGAAGCCCCCAAGCCTTTCAACAATCCTTTTGCCGAAGCGCTGAAAAAGAAGTAATGCTTGTTCTGTCAGTAAAGCCCGGCTCATGCCGGGTTTTGACCCTCTGAATTAAAATTGGTTCATCCGGTTGATGCGTCCTTTTATCTCTTTCACGTACAAACAAATG from the Deltaproteobacteria bacterium HGW-Deltaproteobacteria-6 genome contains:
- a CDS encoding RNA-binding transcriptional accessory protein, which codes for MISLRYEKIAQELDITAKQVADTALMIAEGATVPFIARYRKEVTGMLDEVVITAIRDRLTELEELENRRSAIVKSLTERNLLTEELEAKIVSAETMSVLEDIYLPFRPKRRTRATIAREKGLEELAAKIFAQEDLDVAAEAALFVSEDKGVATVDDALAYARDIIAEWVNEDTGARAKMRDLFWNKGMIRSKVLPDKLESGIKYKDYYDWEEPVATAPSHRVLAMRRGEREEFLTLSIMPPDEEALLILEELFIRGANEAANQVKLAVRDSYKRLLSLSMETETRMETKKRADETAIRVFADNLRQLLLAPPMGQKAILAIDPGFRTGCKTVCLSAQGKLLHHETIFPLMSEKTRDEAGRTVVALCKKFEIEAIAVGNGTAGRETESFLRSLDLPKEILVVMVNESGASVYSASDAARAEFPDQDITVRGAVSIGRRLMDPLAELVKIEPKAIGVGQYQHDVDQGLLQQCLDDVVVSCVNAVGVEVNTASVQLLSYVSGLGATLAENIVSHRNENGPFPTRDALKSVKRLGPKAFEQSAGFLRIRESVNPLDAAAVHPESYAIVEKMAADQGCSVVDLMADEARRQKIVLSNYVTDKVGLPTLKDIMSELAKPGRDPRRQFENVVFAEGINKITDLISGMKLTGVVTNITAFGAFVDIGVHQDGLVHLSEMADRYVKTPADVVKVGQKIEVTVLAVDAQRKRISLSMKKAPGEKNKPEHSGEAAAAGDRKITSGRQEKRPEKKKGREAPKPFNNPFAEALKKK